Proteins co-encoded in one Ammospiza caudacuta isolate bAmmCau1 chromosome 16, bAmmCau1.pri, whole genome shotgun sequence genomic window:
- the GABRP gene encoding LOW QUALITY PROTEIN: gamma-aminobutyric acid receptor subunit pi (The sequence of the model RefSeq protein was modified relative to this genomic sequence to represent the inferred CDS: inserted 2 bases in 1 codon), with protein MLVISIIYLVLITILYCLFVCLFDHKPEAAAAAHQIXPAQPVTVGVCVPRSSRGHGSSLHGRATTSLPGFENLTMGYNKYLRPYFGGEPVQIAMSLDIASISSISESDMDFTATISLRQRWTDPRLVFHGNRSFTLDARLVELLWVPDTYIVESKRSFLHDVTVGNRLVRLFSNGTVLYALRITTTVACNMDLSKYPMDTQTCRLQLESWGYDENDVTFTWLRGNSSVHGLEKLRLSQYTVQRYHTLVSRSQQETGSYPRLILQFELRRNVLYFILETYVPSTLLVMLSWVSFWITLDSVPARTCIGVTTVLSMTTLMIGSRSSLSKTNCFIKAIDVYLGICFSFIFGALVEYAVAHYSSSQKCAAKVPKEGPTNELTEEMEEVNITNILKNSITSYKQKISFTSIEISSDNVNCSDLTMKNHEKIKCVLRNKMHRIIGYFTIQNPGNVDHYSKLLFPLFFMVVNVFYWAYYLYF; from the exons ATGCTTGTGATTTCAATTATCTACTTGGTTTTAATAACTATTTTAtactgtttgtttgtttgtttgtttgatcaCAAGCCggaagcagctgcagctgcacaccaGAT CCCAGCCCAGCCTGTAACAGTTGGTGTTTGTGTCCCCAGGAGCTCTCGGGGTCATGGATCCAGCTTGCATGGCAGGGCCACCACGTCCCTCCCTGGATTTGAGAACCTCACCATGGGGTACAACAAATACCTCCGGCCCTACTTTGGTG GAGAACCTGTACAAATTGCAATGAGTCTGGACATTGCAAGTATTTCTAGTATATCTGAGAGTGACATg GATTTCACAGCCACCATCTCCCTGCGGCAGCGCTGGACAGACCCGCGGCTGGTCTTCCACGGCAACAGGAGCTTCACGCTGGATGCTCGCCtggtggagctgctctgggtgccagACACCTACATTGTGGAGTCAAAGAGGTCTTTCCTGCACGACGTCACTGTGGGCAACCGCCTCGTCAGGCTGTTCTCTAATGGCACTGTCTTGTATGCCTTAAG AATCACTACTACTGTTGCCTGTAACATGGACCTGTCAAAATACCCTATGGACACCCAAACATGCCGGCTGCAGCTAGAAAGCT GGGGCTACGATGAGAACGatgtcaccttcacctggctgAGGGGGAACAGCTCCGTGCACGGCCTGGAGAAGCTGCGGCTCTCCCAGTACACGGTGCAGCGCTACCACACCCTGGTCTCCAGGTCACAGCAGGAGACAG GCAGTTACCCACGACTGATATTACAGTTTGAACTGAGGAGAAATGTCCTTTACTTCATATTGGAGACCTATGTGCCCTCCACTCTGCTTGTCatgttgtcctgggtttctttttGGATCACACTGGACTCAGTGCCTGCAAGAACCTGCATTG GAGTTACAACAGTGCTTTCTATGACAACTCTGATGATCGGCTCACGAAGTTCACTTTCAAAAACCAACTGTTTCATTAAGGCCATTGATGTTTATCTTGGCATCTGCTTCAGCTTCATCTTTGGTGCCCTTGTGGAATATGCAGTGGCTCACTACAGCTCCTCACAGAAATGTGCAGCTAAAGTACCAAAAGAG GGGCCTACAAATGAACTGACTGAAGAAATGGAAGAAGTTAACATCACCAACATCCTCAAAAATTCCATCACGAGCTATAAACAAAAAATCAGCTTCACAAGCATTGAGATTTCCAGTGATAATGTTAACTGCAGTGACTTGACCATGAAAAATCATGAGAAAATCAAATGTGTCTTGAGGAACAAAATGCACAGGATCATTGGTTATTTCACAATTCAGAACCCTGGCAATGTGGACCACTACTCCAAAttgcttttccctttgtttttcatGGTGGTCAATGTGTTTTACTGGGCTTATTATCTATATTTTTAG